The Marinilongibacter aquaticus genome has a window encoding:
- a CDS encoding nuclear transport factor 2 family protein has protein sequence MKNQDSDTAAITNVLENNYFKGIHEGDVELLGSAFHPETLLFGDVKGVPYAKTLEQYLEGVKNRQSPKDSGKPFKGEIRSLHIVNSIAVAEAKVVMYDFIYHDMLSLHKINDQWLIVNKMLTDTKP, from the coding sequence ATGAAAAATCAGGATTCAGACACGGCAGCCATTACAAACGTATTGGAAAATAATTATTTTAAGGGAATCCATGAAGGCGATGTCGAATTGCTTGGCAGTGCTTTTCATCCCGAAACCTTGCTTTTTGGAGATGTCAAGGGTGTTCCTTATGCCAAAACCTTGGAACAGTACTTGGAGGGTGTTAAAAATCGTCAAAGTCCCAAAGATTCAGGTAAACCATTTAAAGGAGAAATACGATCTTTACATATCGTGAACTCCATTGCGGTAGCCGAGGCCAAAGTGGTGATGTATGATTTCATCTATCATGATATGTTATCATTGCACAAAATAAACGATCAATGGTTGATCGTCAATAAAATGCTGACTGACACCAAACCATAA
- a CDS encoding cupin domain-containing protein — protein sequence MKSNILFTLSLFFVVTYLSTAQGLSPKAFNSLHSEDIVWKSFPAFPEKVKLAILVGNPTKPEPFIVRVKVPNGEKIMPHRHPEDRIYTVISGVFYIGIGAQYDETGLQAYPPGAVVVLPGNTPHFHWAKSGDYITQVYAIGPLGLEYMDKQNDPRVKAD from the coding sequence ATGAAATCGAATATATTATTTACACTGTCCCTCTTTTTTGTTGTTACATACCTAAGTACGGCACAAGGACTATCCCCTAAAGCGTTCAATTCTTTACATTCCGAAGATATTGTCTGGAAGTCGTTCCCGGCTTTTCCTGAAAAGGTGAAACTGGCCATTTTAGTAGGAAACCCAACCAAACCCGAACCTTTTATTGTTCGGGTGAAAGTACCGAACGGTGAAAAGATAATGCCACATAGGCATCCGGAGGACAGAATCTACACCGTAATCTCGGGCGTGTTTTATATCGGGATCGGAGCGCAATATGATGAAACAGGATTACAGGCCTATCCGCCTGGTGCCGTGGTGGTATTGCCGGGAAACACACCACATTTTCATTGGGCCAAATCAGGGGACTATATTACCCAAGTATATGCCATTGGGCCTCTTGGCTTAGAGTATATGGACAAGCAAAATGACCCTAGGGTAAAAGCTGATTGA
- a CDS encoding DJ-1/PfpI family protein, which produces MSTTVKITSVKHKGFKAVFYPGGHGPMWDLATDTNSIDLIQDFYNHGKPIAFVCHAPAALVNVKDKKGNYLIAGKK; this is translated from the coding sequence TTGAGCACCACCGTGAAAATCACTTCGGTCAAACACAAGGGTTTCAAAGCGGTCTTTTACCCTGGAGGTCATGGCCCGATGTGGGATCTGGCTACCGACACCAATTCAATTGACCTTATCCAGGATTTTTACAATCACGGCAAACCAATTGCTTTTGTATGCCATGCGCCAGCGGCTTTGGTAAATGTCAAAGACAAAAAAGGGAACTATCTCATTGCTGGTAAAAAGTAA
- a CDS encoding SDR family NAD(P)-dependent oxidoreductase, translated as MKKQTIIVTGAASGIGKGIAKFFLDRGDNVVINSLTPSTLEKAFNEFGAGDNLAMVPGDVSNRKVGEQLVATAMERFGSVDVLVNNAGIFDSKPFLEVDEAYLDRFLTTNLKGTYFTTQAAISQMLKQQDGVVINIGTPLVDHGLGGWPASAPVSSKGAIHALTVQLAAEFGKQNIRVNTIAPGVIRTPMHGDKADLNAGLHLLNRVGEIEDVAEMVYTVAKSNFITGSIINVDGGKGSGHNLN; from the coding sequence ATGAAAAAGCAAACAATAATTGTTACCGGAGCAGCTTCTGGTATCGGTAAAGGAATCGCCAAATTTTTTTTGGACAGAGGAGATAATGTGGTCATCAATTCCTTAACGCCTTCCACATTGGAAAAGGCATTCAATGAATTTGGCGCAGGGGATAATCTAGCCATGGTTCCTGGTGACGTAAGTAATAGGAAGGTAGGGGAACAATTGGTGGCCACTGCAATGGAAAGATTCGGTTCGGTGGATGTCCTCGTGAATAATGCAGGCATCTTTGATAGTAAACCTTTCTTGGAAGTGGATGAAGCCTATCTGGATAGATTTCTGACCACAAATCTGAAAGGAACTTATTTTACCACACAAGCAGCCATTTCTCAAATGCTAAAGCAGCAAGATGGTGTCGTGATCAATATTGGAACACCATTGGTAGACCACGGTTTGGGCGGTTGGCCTGCATCAGCTCCGGTTTCAAGTAAGGGTGCCATCCATGCACTGACCGTTCAGCTTGCCGCTGAATTTGGAAAACAAAACATCCGTGTCAATACGATCGCTCCCGGAGTTATTCGTACGCCAATGCACGGTGACAAAGCCGATTTGAATGCAGGGCTTCACCTTTTAAATAGAGTAGGTGAAATCGAAGATGTGGCAGAGATGGTGTACACTGTTGCCAAAAGTAATTTTATTACCGGTTCCATTATCAATGTAGATGGCGGAAAAGGATCTGGGCACAATCTAAATTAA
- a CDS encoding tautomerase family protein, whose product MPYVTIELTREGVTREQKQELIKGVTDLITEVLNKDPHLTHIAIHEIDTDNWGYAGEQISVLREKGITADKK is encoded by the coding sequence ATGCCATATGTAACCATTGAATTGACTCGCGAAGGTGTTACCCGCGAGCAAAAACAGGAATTGATCAAAGGAGTAACTGACCTTATTACTGAGGTTTTGAACAAGGATCCACATCTTACCCATATTGCCATACATGAAATTGATACGGACAATTGGGGCTATGCAGGAGAACAGATATCTGTTTTACGAGAAAAGGGAATAACAGCCGACAAAAAATAA
- a CDS encoding YceI family protein: METKNFEIVPTLSHIEWIGRKVTGAHNGTIGVKQGSFAVTEGSLIDGEVTIDMTTINILDVTDPALNTQFAGHLASDDFFSIEKFPTATFEIISVRPVGGDQYRIEGNLTIKEITHAAGFDATVDYNGDTLTLAGKLIVDRTKYAIKFRSGNFFKDLGDTLIYNDFELDVNVTANLKN, encoded by the coding sequence ATGGAAACCAAAAATTTTGAAATTGTACCTACCCTAAGCCATATTGAATGGATCGGGAGAAAGGTGACTGGAGCACATAACGGCACTATTGGAGTAAAACAAGGTTCATTTGCCGTTACCGAAGGTAGCCTGATCGATGGAGAAGTCACCATCGACATGACCACCATTAACATTTTGGACGTAACTGATCCTGCGTTGAATACACAGTTTGCAGGACATCTTGCTTCTGATGATTTTTTCTCAATCGAAAAATTTCCTACCGCCACTTTTGAAATAATTTCAGTACGACCAGTAGGTGGTGATCAATACCGCATTGAGGGCAATCTTACTATTAAGGAGATTACACACGCTGCTGGATTTGATGCTACAGTGGACTACAATGGTGATACCTTGACCTTGGCCGGTAAACTAATTGTGGACCGGACCAAGTATGCCATCAAATTCCGTTCGGGTAACTTCTTTAAAGATTTGGGCGACACCCTGATCTATAATGATTTTGAGCTTGATGTAAATGTAACCGCAAACCTTAAAAATTGA
- a CDS encoding Crp/Fnr family transcriptional regulator: MEAKEILQQHINKIVSLTDEQIDYVFSHFKPMIFKKGQAVISEGDKVDCEYFVVSGCLKAFYINDEIKMYILQFAMPTWWTSDFCALYNNTRATINVDCITDAEVLCISNADREKICREIHEVEHFFRWRTNRGYIASQKRLLSFMNNNAKKRYEELLAMYPQLYNLVPKHLIAAYLGVSRETLSRLYASH; this comes from the coding sequence ATGGAAGCCAAAGAAATTTTACAACAACATATTAATAAAATAGTATCATTAACTGATGAACAGATAGATTATGTCTTTTCACATTTTAAACCGATGATTTTTAAAAAAGGACAGGCTGTAATTAGTGAGGGAGATAAAGTTGATTGTGAATATTTTGTGGTTTCTGGATGTCTGAAAGCTTTCTATATCAATGATGAAATCAAAATGTACATATTGCAGTTTGCCATGCCCACTTGGTGGACTTCTGACTTTTGTGCTTTGTACAATAATACACGGGCTACAATAAATGTTGATTGTATCACGGATGCAGAGGTGCTTTGTATTTCAAATGCGGATCGTGAGAAAATTTGTAGGGAGATTCACGAAGTGGAACATTTCTTTCGTTGGCGTACCAATAGAGGATATATTGCCTCTCAAAAGAGACTACTTTCCTTTATGAACAATAATGCCAAGAAGCGTTATGAGGAACTCTTGGCCATGTATCCCCAATTGTACAACTTGGTTCCCAAACACTTGATTGCCGCCTATCTTGGGGTTTCTCGCGAAACTTTAAGCCGCCTTTACGCATCACACTGA
- the mobB gene encoding MobB family relaxase, with amino-acid sequence MYLTISAQKMGSTYNASVGNYVDYLEKENEDRLPEQREGFFDQENDSVSPQTVIDEIDANTAKLRQKDPKFYSIVVSPNQRELNAIGNAPNLLREYTRKLMEDYAKSFHRNQEVKAENLKYYAKIEHERTYRGFDKQVQENAPYRGEIARLRNEIRKVERGESIGNVNELEKRIKEQERLAPHKQNGQLVTAGMQKEGPQTHIHIIVSRRDMTNTYTLSPMAKHKDSEVELNGKTVKRGFDRDSFYQAAEKTFDKTTGFKRNYVESYVGRKAHAKEQGKFFAKVMGLPTKEKDMAFKLLKTMGVKAPSIPTNKVQMAAKIIKALGRGIDKARGAGEDMGY; translated from the coding sequence ATGTACCTTACCATCTCAGCACAGAAAATGGGCAGTACCTACAACGCCAGTGTAGGGAACTATGTGGACTATCTGGAAAAGGAAAACGAGGACAGGTTGCCCGAACAAAGGGAGGGGTTCTTTGACCAAGAGAACGACAGCGTAAGCCCTCAAACGGTCATCGATGAGATAGATGCCAATACGGCCAAACTGAGACAGAAGGACCCGAAATTCTACTCCATAGTGGTCAGTCCCAACCAAAGGGAACTGAATGCCATCGGCAATGCCCCAAACCTGTTAAGGGAATACACAAGGAAACTCATGGAGGACTATGCCAAGAGCTTCCATCGCAACCAAGAGGTAAAGGCCGAGAACCTGAAATACTATGCCAAGATAGAACATGAACGCACCTATCGGGGGTTTGACAAACAGGTTCAGGAAAATGCCCCATACCGTGGTGAGATAGCAAGGCTGAGGAACGAGATACGGAAAGTGGAACGGGGCGAATCCATCGGGAACGTCAATGAGCTTGAAAAGAGGATCAAAGAGCAAGAAAGATTGGCCCCACACAAACAGAACGGGCAATTGGTGACCGCAGGGATGCAAAAAGAAGGGCCACAGACCCATATCCATATTATTGTCAGCAGAAGGGACATGACGAACACCTATACCCTATCCCCAATGGCAAAACATAAGGACTCGGAAGTGGAACTGAACGGAAAGACGGTCAAGAGAGGTTTTGATAGGGACAGTTTTTACCAAGCAGCGGAGAAGACTTTTGATAAAACAACGGGCTTCAAGAGGAACTATGTGGAATCCTATGTTGGGAGAAAGGCCCATGCCAAGGAGCAAGGGAAGTTCTTTGCCAAGGTCATGGGACTGCCCACCAAGGAAAAGGACATGGCCTTTAAACTTCTTAAGACCATGGGGGTTAAGGCTCCGAGTATACCGACCAATAAAGTACAAATGGCCGCCAAGATCATAAAGGCACTTGGAAGGGGCATTGATAAGGCAAGGGGTGCAGGTGAGGATATGGGTTACTGA
- a CDS encoding BfmA/BtgA family mobilization protein, with amino-acid sequence MEKQSTSERTKKGSGVYSNITVKKEAATRFRSYSKKFGKSHSEVLDGMIQYFKENNLDPFGEGTKIILDSIKKMEVKMMKKIDSLIAIIKNMEKTSIRPTYEMVLILYEAFVKDGRNPKREPVKIQEELMDFLEPRNTVPKTEYDRMLKEFQSYKKRCNEILHNVEKVEPLMGKPYLKINMGIGDFESIKHQLR; translated from the coding sequence ATGGAAAAGCAATCAACAAGTGAAAGAACAAAGAAAGGAAGCGGTGTTTATTCCAATATCACCGTAAAGAAGGAAGCGGCCACACGTTTTCGCAGCTATTCCAAAAAGTTCGGCAAATCGCATAGTGAGGTGTTGGATGGAATGATACAATACTTCAAGGAGAACAACCTTGATCCTTTTGGGGAGGGAACAAAGATCATCCTTGACAGTATCAAAAAGATGGAAGTTAAGATGATGAAAAAAATCGATAGTCTTATCGCCATTATCAAGAACATGGAAAAGACCAGTATCAGGCCTACTTACGAAATGGTACTCATTCTTTATGAGGCTTTTGTAAAAGATGGGAGGAATCCCAAACGTGAACCTGTCAAGATACAGGAAGAACTAATGGATTTTTTGGAACCTAGGAATACCGTTCCGAAAACAGAGTACGATAGAATGCTAAAGGAATTTCAAAGCTATAAAAAACGCTGTAATGAGATTCTACACAATGTCGAGAAAGTGGAGCCTTTGATGGGAAAGCCATATCTGAAGATCAATATGGGCATCGGGGATTTTGAAAGTATTAAACATCAATTAAGATAA
- a CDS encoding site-specific integrase: protein MDIKLLTKDNISKGIDRNYWIYTKRIKTNEPVKIPMLPRAVEIMKKYEGTPMEDYGLLPVYSNQKTNAYLKEIAKACGIYKNVSFHMARHTFATTVTLSNGVPIETVSKMLGHSKLSTTQIYARVLQEKVGEDMQKVMRIYSNKTNHFKKSKTQ, encoded by the coding sequence ATGGATATCAAGCTTCTTACCAAGGACAATATCAGCAAAGGTATAGACCGTAACTATTGGATATATACCAAAAGGATAAAGACCAATGAGCCTGTAAAGATCCCAATGCTGCCCAGAGCTGTGGAGATCATGAAAAAATATGAAGGGACACCAATGGAGGATTATGGTCTATTGCCCGTTTATAGTAACCAAAAGACCAATGCATATTTAAAAGAAATAGCAAAGGCATGTGGAATATACAAGAACGTATCCTTTCATATGGCACGACATACATTTGCAACAACCGTAACACTGTCCAATGGTGTTCCCATTGAAACGGTATCAAAAATGTTGGGGCATAGTAAACTTTCTACTACTCAAATTTATGCAAGGGTATTACAGGAGAAGGTAGGAGAGGACATGCAGAAAGTCATGCGGATTTATTCCAATAAAACAAATCATTTTAAGAAGTCTAAGACACAATAA
- a CDS encoding Arm DNA-binding domain-containing protein, whose product MRTDSTLGINFFVRKKRNDPSKYDIYVRITVKKERAEISIKRDIPVCNWDKIRGKAFPINRIMEDLNAYLDTVYGEILNVHRELHMERALITAKLIKARYVGEDEVNHTLLELFEYHNTNMVNTKLI is encoded by the coding sequence ATGCGGACAGACAGTACCTTAGGAATCAATTTCTTCGTCAGGAAAAAGCGCAATGACCCGAGCAAATACGATATATATGTTCGTATAACGGTCAAAAAGGAGCGTGCAGAAATCAGTATCAAACGGGACATTCCGGTGTGCAATTGGGATAAAATACGTGGAAAGGCGTTCCCAATCAACAGGATAATGGAAGATTTGAACGCATATCTTGATACCGTTTATGGGGAAATCCTCAATGTACATAGGGAGTTGCACATGGAAAGGGCATTGATAACGGCAAAATTGATCAAAGCTAGGTATGTCGGGGAGGATGAAGTGAACCACACCCTTTTGGAGCTTTTCGAATACCACAATACAAACATGGTCAATACCAAATTGATTTGA
- a CDS encoding SPFH domain-containing protein — MNFPLLILIALPLLLFAIGVRIVRPTHKALIERLGKYRKLAEPGFHWIIPGIDRLFLVNMTEQMIDAEPQEIITNDNLNASVDAQVYFRVKSDEDSVKGSIYNVNNYKRQIVNLARTTLRNIIGTLTLKSANSERGKINKELHETLDKETKSWGIEIIRSELKQIDPPKDVQETMNKVVKAENEKIAAIDSATAAETVADGVKRAKIKEAEGYKQSKILHAEGEAEAIKFVNQAADTYFVGNAQLLRKLEALEISLAKNSKVVVPSGSDLINIIGDMAGMALPPVFRKSESDDHASYWKS, encoded by the coding sequence ATGAATTTTCCTTTGCTTATTTTGATTGCCCTTCCCTTGCTATTATTCGCAATAGGGGTTCGTATTGTACGTCCCACTCACAAAGCTTTAATCGAAAGGCTGGGAAAATACCGAAAACTTGCTGAACCCGGATTCCATTGGATTATCCCGGGAATTGACCGTCTTTTTTTAGTCAACATGACAGAGCAGATGATTGATGCCGAGCCTCAGGAAATCATAACAAATGACAATCTGAATGCGAGTGTGGATGCCCAGGTATATTTCCGCGTGAAATCTGATGAAGACAGTGTTAAGGGATCAATCTATAATGTCAACAATTATAAACGGCAGATCGTGAACCTGGCAAGAACCACCCTCCGGAATATCATCGGAACGCTCACGCTTAAATCAGCGAACAGTGAAAGGGGAAAAATAAACAAGGAACTACATGAAACACTGGACAAGGAAACCAAAAGCTGGGGAATAGAAATTATACGCAGCGAACTCAAGCAGATAGATCCGCCTAAAGATGTTCAGGAGACGATGAACAAGGTGGTGAAGGCAGAAAACGAGAAAATTGCGGCCATAGACTCCGCCACTGCGGCAGAAACCGTGGCAGATGGCGTTAAACGTGCAAAAATTAAAGAAGCTGAGGGATATAAACAATCGAAGATTCTTCATGCAGAAGGAGAGGCTGAGGCCATTAAATTTGTCAACCAGGCAGCAGACACTTATTTCGTGGGGAATGCACAGCTTTTAAGAAAACTGGAGGCACTGGAAATATCCCTGGCAAAGAATTCCAAAGTGGTAGTACCCTCAGGATCAGACTTAATTAATATAATCGGTGACATGGCCGGTATGGCTTTGCCACCGGTTTTCAGAAAGTCTGAGAGTGATGATCATGCTTCATATTGGAAAAGTTAA
- a CDS encoding helix-turn-helix domain-containing protein — protein sequence MIEKIKGVIIPMIHFSEEPPKVNYSDYISEILGYDYTYLANTFSEVTGITIQQFIIIHKIEKIKELLFYDELNLTEISYKLHYSRVAHLSSQFKKITVLTPSFYKSLKKNKRRLLENL from the coding sequence TTGATTGAAAAAATAAAAGGCGTCATTATTCCCATGATCCATTTTTCGGAAGAACCACCGAAAGTGAATTATTCAGATTATATCAGTGAAATACTTGGTTACGATTATACTTATCTGGCTAATACTTTTTCAGAAGTAACCGGCATCACTATCCAGCAATTTATTATCATTCATAAGATTGAAAAGATAAAGGAACTGTTATTTTACGACGAACTCAATTTGACAGAAATTTCATACAAACTTCACTACAGCAGGGTGGCTCATCTATCCAGCCAGTTCAAGAAAATTACTGTTCTCACACCTTCATTTTACAAAAGCCTCAAAAAAAATAAAAGAAGGCTCTTGGAAAACCTATAG
- a CDS encoding NYN domain-containing protein translates to MLLENAITPIQQYSYTFGKNSSDSTLIIDAMDILYTEKVDGFCIASGDSDFTRLATGLREAGMLVIGSGEKKTPKPFIAACDKFIYLEILKNSCKDPQLPETAKQNEEALGLLDKEIVRLVMASSNDLTDEEGYASLASPGCLLIKKKPDFDPRNYGFSKLLLFITAVGKFEIDDRETGIENVRHIYIKPVN, encoded by the coding sequence GTGCTTCTGGAAAACGCTATCACGCCCATCCAACAGTATAGTTACACATTTGGTAAAAATTCCAGCGACAGTACGTTGATAATTGATGCCATGGATATTCTTTACACCGAGAAGGTAGATGGTTTTTGCATTGCTTCCGGCGATAGTGACTTTACCCGGTTAGCTACTGGACTGAGGGAAGCCGGTATGTTGGTTATAGGCTCAGGGGAAAAGAAAACCCCCAAGCCGTTCATTGCTGCTTGTGACAAGTTTATATATCTGGAAATTCTCAAAAACTCCTGCAAGGACCCACAGCTACCTGAAACAGCAAAGCAGAATGAAGAGGCTTTGGGTTTGCTAGATAAAGAGATAGTAAGACTTGTAATGGCGAGTTCCAATGATCTGACCGATGAAGAGGGCTATGCCTCTCTGGCCAGTCCTGGATGTCTGTTAATAAAAAAGAAGCCCGATTTTGATCCAAGAAATTATGGATTTTCAAAACTTCTGCTATTTATCACAGCTGTGGGTAAGTTTGAAATAGATGATCGGGAAACTGGGATTGAAAATGTTCGTCATATCTACATTAAGCCGGTTAACTAA
- a CDS encoding fatty acid desaturase family protein: MKKIAFAKLSSEGFAVTLRNRVTSFLKETGKSRFGGNALVYKTIVMFLLFFTPLVLLMSGIIVNSGLLFGLYLISGLGMAGLGMCVMHDALHGSYARNSKVNRIVGYTLNLIGGNDQVWKLQHNVLHHSYTNIEDHDDDINAPHLLRFSPNSELRPIHRYQHLYAWFLYGLSTIFSLTVKDFIKIKRYYGYGLIRDKKTYGGKVLNIIFWKLIYLSYSLMLPLILAPFSPWLICLAFLSMHFIASLTLTVIFQTAHVIPKSQFPVPDNANALETDKWIHQLTTTCNFAPGNRTMIWLTGGLNHQIEHHLFPHISHVHYREISKIVRETAKEFGVIYNYYPTLLSAIRGHYQMLWILGRPGLGLAPVPA, from the coding sequence ATGAAAAAAATAGCATTTGCAAAATTATCGAGTGAAGGTTTCGCAGTTACTTTACGTAATCGCGTCACATCTTTTCTGAAAGAAACGGGTAAAAGCCGTTTCGGAGGGAATGCACTGGTTTATAAGACCATTGTCATGTTTCTTTTATTTTTTACCCCTCTGGTCTTACTTATGTCGGGTATTATTGTCAATTCAGGTTTACTGTTCGGCCTTTACCTGATAAGCGGCCTGGGAATGGCAGGATTGGGTATGTGTGTGATGCATGACGCTCTGCATGGCAGCTACGCCAGAAATTCAAAAGTGAACAGGATTGTGGGCTACACGCTGAATCTGATTGGTGGAAATGATCAGGTTTGGAAGCTTCAGCATAATGTTCTTCATCATAGCTATACCAATATTGAAGATCATGACGACGATATTAATGCCCCTCACCTTCTCAGATTTTCCCCTAATTCTGAACTCAGACCCATTCATCGTTATCAGCATTTATATGCCTGGTTTTTATACGGTTTATCCACCATATTTAGTCTAACTGTTAAAGATTTCATAAAAATAAAACGGTATTACGGCTATGGCTTGATCCGGGATAAAAAGACCTATGGGGGGAAAGTACTTAACATTATCTTCTGGAAACTAATCTATTTATCATACAGTCTAATGTTGCCGTTAATTCTGGCACCGTTTTCGCCCTGGTTAATATGCCTTGCCTTTCTGTCTATGCATTTTATCGCTAGTCTAACTCTTACCGTGATTTTTCAAACAGCCCATGTTATTCCGAAAAGCCAATTTCCGGTTCCTGATAATGCCAATGCATTAGAAACCGACAAGTGGATTCATCAGCTTACCACCACCTGTAATTTTGCTCCCGGGAACCGAACGATGATCTGGCTGACCGGCGGGCTAAATCATCAGATAGAACACCATCTTTTTCCGCACATTTCACACGTTCATTACAGGGAAATTTCAAAAATTGTCAGAGAGACTGCAAAGGAATTTGGGGTGATTTATAATTATTACCCTACACTTCTTTCAGCAATCAGGGGGCATTATCAAATGCTTTGGATCTTGGGAAGACCAGGTCTGGGTTTGGCTCCTGTTCCTGCATAA
- a CDS encoding cold-shock protein: MKEGVVKFFNYQQGLGFIEQTDPTEDIFVHESGLVDDIKEHDKVEYDIEQGKKWP, encoded by the coding sequence ATGAAAGAAGGCGTTGTTAAATTTTTCAATTACCAGCAAGGGCTTGGCTTTATTGAACAGACAGACCCTACAGAGGATATTTTTGTCCATGAGAGTGGTTTGGTGGATGACATTAAAGAGCACGATAAAGTCGAATATGACATAGAGCAAGGCAAAAAATGGCCTTAA
- a CDS encoding bestrophin family protein, which translates to MIIKSRIPPLYLLKELKIPLIYVSLIALLSGILPSHLGSLLSDIPISIATTLGVAISILLSYKINQSYERWWEARKIWGEIVNDSRTLTLQLQLYLGKENSEIQTISSRHMAWCYCLGQSLRKMDSTEVLKRKLITKDFESVKNYKNKPLALLSLQHSSLGKLYQFGDLDKFSQIQLEDTLKRLTASMGKCERIKNTVFPPIYKLGLHASIYLFVIFLSLSVAFKLQHFLVEFFILIIVSLLFFFLEKAAFRMQDPFENVPTDIPVTSLARNIESDIMELLGKKLEPFPTEPVNKYYIL; encoded by the coding sequence ATGATCATAAAAAGCCGAATTCCTCCTTTATATCTATTGAAAGAGCTAAAGATTCCCTTAATCTATGTTTCACTAATAGCCCTTCTTTCAGGTATACTTCCAAGTCATTTAGGCTCTCTTTTGTCAGATATTCCCATAAGTATAGCTACTACATTAGGCGTGGCTATTTCAATATTATTATCCTATAAGATAAATCAGTCTTATGAAAGATGGTGGGAAGCCAGAAAAATTTGGGGAGAAATTGTCAATGATTCCCGAACGTTGACATTGCAACTGCAACTGTACTTAGGTAAGGAAAACAGTGAAATTCAGACAATTAGCTCCAGACACATGGCCTGGTGTTACTGTCTGGGCCAGTCATTAAGAAAAATGGATTCGACAGAAGTTTTGAAAAGAAAGCTCATAACAAAAGACTTCGAGTCAGTCAAAAACTACAAAAATAAACCATTAGCCTTGCTGTCTTTACAGCATTCATCTCTTGGCAAACTCTATCAATTCGGTGATTTGGACAAATTCTCACAAATTCAGCTTGAGGATACACTGAAAAGACTGACCGCCTCCATGGGTAAATGTGAACGAATAAAGAATACTGTTTTTCCGCCCATCTATAAGTTGGGGCTTCATGCTTCCATCTATTTATTTGTCATTTTTCTTTCTTTGTCCGTTGCTTTTAAGTTACAACACTTTCTGGTTGAGTTTTTCATTTTAATAATAGTATCCTTATTGTTCTTCTTTTTGGAAAAGGCAGCATTTCGCATGCAGGACCCGTTTGAAAACGTCCCTACCGACATTCCTGTCACCTCTTTAGCCAGAAATATTGAAAGTGATATTATGGAATTGCTTGGTAAAAAGCTTGAACCTTTCCCGACCGAGCCTGTAAATAAGTATTATATTTTATAG
- a CDS encoding helix-turn-helix domain-containing protein, with protein sequence MKLLIQNMVSLRCKLMVKSELDKLGIAYQSVELGEVQLAEPITDTLKNKLKEELHKSGLELMFDKKAILIEKMINIIVEMVHYSDEQPNVNFSTLLSEKMNRDYHKMAELFSRTKGVTVEHFIILHKIEKVKELIIYDDLSLTEIAYKMHYSSVAHLSRQFKQITGLTPSFFKSLSKKSRNSLEDL encoded by the coding sequence ATGAAATTACTCATTCAAAATATGGTAAGTCTTAGATGTAAACTGATGGTAAAATCAGAGTTGGACAAACTAGGCATTGCCTATCAATCTGTAGAGTTAGGAGAAGTTCAGTTAGCCGAACCTATCACAGATACCCTAAAGAATAAGCTGAAAGAAGAATTGCATAAATCAGGCCTTGAACTCATGTTTGATAAGAAGGCCATTCTGATTGAGAAGATGATTAACATTATCGTTGAAATGGTGCATTACTCCGATGAACAGCCAAACGTCAATTTCTCCACACTGCTTAGTGAAAAAATGAACCGGGATTACCATAAAATGGCAGAACTGTTTTCCAGAACCAAAGGTGTCACGGTAGAGCATTTTATTATTTTACACAAAATTGAAAAGGTGAAGGAACTCATCATCTATGATGATCTGAGTCTCACTGAAATTGCTTATAAAATGCACTATAGTAGTGTTGCTCACCTTTCAAGGCAATTTAAGCAGATAACTGGCCTTACTCCTTCCTTTTTTAAATCCCTTTCCAAAAAGAGCAGAAATAGCCTGGAAGATCTGTAA